The Procambarus clarkii isolate CNS0578487 chromosome 7, FALCON_Pclarkii_2.0, whole genome shotgun sequence genome window below encodes:
- the LOC123761300 gene encoding katanin p60 ATPase-containing subunit A-like 2 — protein MTSNHLSLQSLRAASQAKELADKRAEIRRKSLIILVHHYLDQEGYSDAAKLLVQEARLNTEQFSVCDSVDLAGVLQEHEAWFVAKYQKYPKLAKRVLVPRPTPKPHRCSHLHEEANAAKNDTLAGKKSPFFRRRSLPRHGGSGGSMGRAASDPSLSDDVSSAGEVKGRGRSRNFVRNKMIDNKKREEVGRVPLVGRRVSGSGGPLRSPGDEKKDPTKSSSDTDSEKGGAGIAASLAPVKTGRMPRQVLDLKQMISDYTRLEDNIGDVGKGPPRPPSHPDQSPGEDDEDSDLWDEKSVKPPILMPHFTGEFRDLANIIQREILVDNPEVKWEDILGLEDAKRLVKEAVVYPLKYPQLFVGRFKPWRGILLYGPPGTGKTLLAKAVATECKTTFFNISATSLVSKWRGDSEKLVRVLFEMARYHAPSTIFVDEVDALMASRQGEQEHEASRRMKTQLLVELDGLTQANHHVFLLAASNIPWQLDPAMLRRLEKRILVPLPGLEAREAMFKHHLPDVIPDLEEAGHAITTHLDYKKLAQLSDGYSGSDLQVVCREAAMSCLRKVFNVLEDHSVGDSELPELKLDAINMGDVETALQKTKPAQSNNHQYLSWHSKFGSA, from the exons ATGACATCCAATCACTTATCCCTGCAGTCCTTACGGGCGGCAAGCCAGGCCAAGGAGTTG GCGGACAAACGAGCTGAGATTCGACGCAAGTCCCTCATCATCTTGGTTCATCACTATCTCGACCAGGAGGG ATATAGTGATGCAGCCAAGCTCCTGGTGCAGGAGGCTCGACTCAACACCGAACAGTTCTCCGTCTGCGACAGCGTCGACCTCGCCGGCGTCCTGCAGGAGCATGAGGCCTGGTTTGTTGCTAAG TACCAGAAGTACCCGAAGCTGGCGAAGCGGGTGTTGGTGCCCAGACCCACGCCCAAGCCCCACCGGTGTAGCCACCTCCACGAGGAAGCCAACGCAGCCAAGAACGACACACTAGCGGGGAAAAAGAGCCCTTTCTTCAG GAGAAGGTCACTCCCTCGGCACGGAGGGTCAGGAGGGAGCATGGGTCGCGCCGCCAGTGATCCAAGCCTCAGCGACGACGTCTCCAGCGCAGGCGAGGTCAAAGGTCGCGGTCGTTCCCGCAACTTTGTCAGGAACAAGATGATCGACAACAAAAAGCGTGAGGAGGTCGGCAG GGTTCCGCTGGTGGGACGGCGCGTCTCGGGAAGTGGAGGACCACTGCGGAGTCCCGGGGACGAGAAGAAGGACCCCACCAAGTCCTCCTCCGACACCGACAGCGAGAAAGGGGGCGCGGGCATCGCAGCCTCCCTCGCACCCGTCAAGACCGGCAGGATG CCACGGCAAGTGTTGGACCTGAAGCAGATGATAAGTGACTACACACGTCTTGAAGACAACATTGGTGATGTGGGTAAGGGTCCTCCCAGGCCTCCTTCCCACCCTGACCAGTCACCTG GTGAGGATGACGAGGACAGCGATCTGTGGGACGAGAAGAGTGTGAAGCCGCCTATCCTCATGCCTCACTTCACTGGAGAGTTCAGAGACCTCGCCAACATTATACAGCGG GAGATCTTGGTGGACAATCCTGAGGTTAAATGGGAGGATATTCTTGGTCTGGAGGACGCCAAGAGACTTGTGAAGGAAGCCGTGGTGTACCCTCTAAAATATCCTCAACTCTTCGTCGGAAGGTTCAAGCCGTGGCGAGGCATTCTCCTGTATGGACCTCCGGGCACAG GCAAGACCCTCCTGGCGAAGGCGGTGGCGACGGAGTGCAAGACCACGTTCTTCAACATCTCCGCCACTTCGCTGGTGTCCAAGTGGAGGGGTGACTCGGAGAAGCTAGTCAGG GTGCTGTTTGAGATGGCGAGATACCACGCGCCCTCCACGATATTCGTGGACGAGGTGGACGCGTTGATGGCCTCACGCCAGGGTGAACAGGAGCATGAGGCCTCCCGGAGAATGAAGACCCAGCTGCTGGTGGAGCTTGATGGACTCACCCAAGCTAACCACCATGTGTTCCTCCTCGCTGCCTCCAACATACCTTG GCAGCTGGATCCAGCAATGCTCCGTCGCCTGGAGAAAAGAATCCTAGTGCCACTACCGGGCTTGGAGGCGCGGGAGGCCATGTTCAAGCACCACCTGCCAGATGTCATCCCCGACCTGGAGGAGGCTGGCCACGCCATCACCACCCATCTCGACTACAAGAAGTTAGCCCAG TTGTCTGATGGGTACAGCGGATCCGACCTCCAGGTGGTGTGTCGGGAAGCCGCTATGAGCTGCCTAAGAAAGGTCTTCAACGTCTTGGAGGATCATTCAG TGGGGGACTCGGAACTCCCGGAGCTCAAACTGGACGCCATAAACATGGGCGATGTGGAGACGGCGCTGCAGAAGACCAAACCGGCGCAGAGCAACAACCATCAATACCTCTCCTGGCACTCCAAGTTTGGCTCTGCTTGA